Proteins encoded within one genomic window of Girardinichthys multiradiatus isolate DD_20200921_A chromosome 21, DD_fGirMul_XY1, whole genome shotgun sequence:
- the impa2 gene encoding inositol monophosphatase 2 isoform X1, producing the protein MSFHTGELKPNTQLPGELFNGILVVNFYFSCTKSVQGLFLIFIATLCVNMSDPWQECMNFCLDVTKRAGKMIREALQKDITIMQKSSPVDLVTETDHKVEQLIISSLKEKYPTHSFIGEESVAAGAPSILTDNPTWIIDPIDGTTNFVHRFPFVSVSIGFTVKKEIEFGIVYSCVEDKMYTAQRGKGAFCNGVPIKVSGQEDISSSLVLTEMGFRKEPEHFHMMLANIKTILTIPVHGIRSPGSAAINMCLVASGSADAYYHMGIHCWDMAGGAAIVTEAGGVIMDISGGPFDLMSRRLIVASSRTIAERIAKEITEFPVGRDDTEGR; encoded by the exons ATGTCTTTTCATACAGGTGAACTTAAACCAAATACACAGTTGCCTGGGGAATTATTTAACGGCATTTTGGTTGTTAACTTCTACTTTTCATGCACTAAATCTGTGCAAG GTCTCTTCCTTATATTCATCGCTACTCTCTGTGTCAACATGAGTGATCCTTGGCAGGAATGCATGAATTTCTGTTTAGATGTCACCAAACGGGCAGGAAAG ATGATCCGCGAGGCGCTCCAGAAGGACATCACCATCATGCAAAAGAGCTCGCCGGTTGACCTGGTGACCGAGACGGACCACAAAGTGGAACAGCTTATTATATCTTCCTTAAAGGAGAAGTATCCAACACACAG CTTCATCGGTGAGGAGTCAGTAGCCGCTGGCGCTCCCAGCATTCTCACCGACAATCCCACTTGGATCATCGACCCCATCGACGGCACCACCAACTTTGTGCACAG GTTCCCCTTTGTGTCTGTGTCAATCGGCTTCACAGTGAAGAAAGAG ATAGAGTTTGGGATTGTCTACAGCTGCGTCGAGGACAAAATGTACACGGCACAGAGGGGAAAGGGAGCATTTTGCAACGGAGTCCCCATCAAAGTTTCCGGACAGGAAG ATATTAGCAGCTCGTTGGTGCTGACTGAAATGGGTTTCAGGAAGGAACCTGAACACTTCCACATGATGTTGGCCAACATCAAGACCATCCTCACCATACCTGTTCATGG AATACGATCTCCGGGCAGCGCGGCCATCAACATGTGCCTGGTGGCGTCCGGTTCGGCGGACGCGTACTATCACATGGGCATTCACTGCTGGGACATGGCCGGAGGGGCAGCGATCGTTACTGAAGCTGGAGGAGTAATCATGGACATTTCAG GTGGGCCATTTGATCTGATGTCTCGCAGGCTGATTGTTGCCAGCAGCAGGACGATAGCTGAGCGAATTGCCAAGGAGATAACAGAGTTCCCCGTCGGGAGGGACGACACAGAAGGCCGGTAA
- the impa2 gene encoding inositol monophosphatase 2 isoform X2, whose amino-acid sequence MSDPWQECMNFCLDVTKRAGKMIREALQKDITIMQKSSPVDLVTETDHKVEQLIISSLKEKYPTHSFIGEESVAAGAPSILTDNPTWIIDPIDGTTNFVHRFPFVSVSIGFTVKKEIEFGIVYSCVEDKMYTAQRGKGAFCNGVPIKVSGQEDISSSLVLTEMGFRKEPEHFHMMLANIKTILTIPVHGIRSPGSAAINMCLVASGSADAYYHMGIHCWDMAGGAAIVTEAGGVIMDISGGPFDLMSRRLIVASSRTIAERIAKEITEFPVGRDDTEGR is encoded by the exons ATGAGTGATCCTTGGCAGGAATGCATGAATTTCTGTTTAGATGTCACCAAACGGGCAGGAAAG ATGATCCGCGAGGCGCTCCAGAAGGACATCACCATCATGCAAAAGAGCTCGCCGGTTGACCTGGTGACCGAGACGGACCACAAAGTGGAACAGCTTATTATATCTTCCTTAAAGGAGAAGTATCCAACACACAG CTTCATCGGTGAGGAGTCAGTAGCCGCTGGCGCTCCCAGCATTCTCACCGACAATCCCACTTGGATCATCGACCCCATCGACGGCACCACCAACTTTGTGCACAG GTTCCCCTTTGTGTCTGTGTCAATCGGCTTCACAGTGAAGAAAGAG ATAGAGTTTGGGATTGTCTACAGCTGCGTCGAGGACAAAATGTACACGGCACAGAGGGGAAAGGGAGCATTTTGCAACGGAGTCCCCATCAAAGTTTCCGGACAGGAAG ATATTAGCAGCTCGTTGGTGCTGACTGAAATGGGTTTCAGGAAGGAACCTGAACACTTCCACATGATGTTGGCCAACATCAAGACCATCCTCACCATACCTGTTCATGG AATACGATCTCCGGGCAGCGCGGCCATCAACATGTGCCTGGTGGCGTCCGGTTCGGCGGACGCGTACTATCACATGGGCATTCACTGCTGGGACATGGCCGGAGGGGCAGCGATCGTTACTGAAGCTGGAGGAGTAATCATGGACATTTCAG GTGGGCCATTTGATCTGATGTCTCGCAGGCTGATTGTTGCCAGCAGCAGGACGATAGCTGAGCGAATTGCCAAGGAGATAACAGAGTTCCCCGTCGGGAGGGACGACACAGAAGGCCGGTAA